A window of the Citrus sinensis cultivar Valencia sweet orange chromosome 9, DVS_A1.0, whole genome shotgun sequence genome harbors these coding sequences:
- the LOC102607534 gene encoding NAD-dependent protein deacetylase SRT1 has product MSLGYAEKLSYIEDVGNVGMAEFFDSPQILQEKIEQLAKLIQKSKHLVVFTGAGISTSCGIPDFRGPNGIWTLQREGKPLPEASLPFHRAMPGMTHMALVELEKAGILKFVISQNVDGLHLRSGIPREKLAELHGNSFMEACPSCGSEYFRDFEVETIGLKETSRRCSDLKCGAKLRDTVLDWEDALPPKEMNPAEKHCKIADVVLCLGTSLQITPACNLPLKCLRGGGKIVIVNLQKTPKDKKASLVIHGFVDKVVAGVMDLLNLRIPPYIRIDLFQIIVTQSLSSDKKFVNWTLRITSVHGQTAQLPFIKSVEVSFSDRQKYKEASLDKQPFQLKRRTVINETFDIKLKLNFSDGCGCPCTQINIPFDFKVPPKCFELDKDDIFQRLRETAFQDLGCGQNEVIERKVLSSPKSEVTVYAIVSNVKTFESNCLSNGDLKWLKDGVNGTETSKKRSNSRKRKSRS; this is encoded by the exons ATTGAACAACTTGCCAAATTAATACAGAAG AGCAAGCATCTAGTGGTGTTTACAGGTGCAGGAATCTCAACTTCTTGTGGTATACCTGATTTTCGAGGTCCAAATGGAATTTGGACACTGCAG CGTGAGGGAAAACCCTTACCTGAAGCTTCCCTACCATTTCATCGCGCTATGCCAGGCATGACTCACATGGCTTTGGTTGAATTAGAGAAGGCTGGcattttaaagtttgttattagTCAG AATGTTGATGGCCTTCATCTTCGGTCTGGAATTCCAAGGGAGAAGCTTGCAGAATTGCATGGGAATTCCTTCATGGAGGCTTGCCCTTCATGTGGAAGCGA gtaTTTCCGTGACTTTGAGGTGGAAACAATTGGATTAAAAGAGACATCACGACGTTGCTCTGATCTAAAATGTGGAGCAAAACTTAGGGATACAGTTCTTGACTGGGAG GATGCTCTGCCCCCCAAGGAGATGAATCCAGCAGAAAAGCACTGTAAAATTGCTGATGTTGTACTTTGCCTCGGTACTAG TTTGCAGATAACTCCTGCATGCAATTTGCCTCTTAAATGTCTCCGAGGTGGGGGAAAGATTGTAATTGTGAATCTTCAG AAAACTCCGAAGGACAAGAAAGCAAGTTTGGTGATCCATGGGTTTGTAGATAAG GTTGTTGCAGGAGTGATGGACTTGCTTAATTTGCGGATTCCTCCATATATCAGGATTGACCTCTTCCAGATCATTGTAACACAATCTTTGAGTTCAG ataaaaaatttgtgaacTGGACTCTTCGGATAACAAGTGTACATGGACAAACTGCTCAATTGCCATTCATCAAGTCTGTTGAG GTTTCCTTCTCAGACAGGCAAAAGTACAAAGAAGCTAGTTTGGATAAGCAGCCATTTCAGCTGAAAAG GAGAACTGTTATTAATGAAACATTTGACATCAAGTTGAAACTCAACTTTAGTGATGGTTGTGGATGTCCTTGCACCCAAATTAATATCCCTTTTGATTTTAAG GTTCCGCCCAAGTGTTTTGAACTTGACAAGGACGACATATTCCAAAGGCTAAGAGAGACAGCATTTCAAGATTTAGGCTGTGGCCAGAATGAAGTAATTGAGAGAAAGGTCTTGTCATCCCCCAAAAGTGAGGTCACAGTCTATGCCATTGTAAGCAATGTCAAAACTTTTGAATCCAATTGTCTGAGTAACGGCGATCTGAAATGGCTAAAAGATGGTGTGAATGGTACTGAAACATCCAAGAAGCGGTCAAATAGTCGTAAGCGTAAATCAAGATCGTAA
- the LOC102619694 gene encoding nuclear transcription factor Y subunit B-9-like isoform X1 — MEREDGFRGYPNKLARASTASTSHPRHDSAAIAAAIHASVDNNNNNNSSSSYNNVPNEQRQQLPLQSLLPPAGAPCVVREQDQYMPIANVIRIMRRILPPHAKISDDAKETVQECVSEYISFITGEANERCHREQRKTITAEDVVWAMGKLGFDNYVEPLSLFLNRFRDSEHERTAAQHNEPIPMPRRGPSVDYGLFGLPPGPFGPVFNMGPQQGVFDPSIGGFLREGSGSGSGSSSQATGHNHLPGFDPFAQFK, encoded by the exons ATGGAACGTGAAGACGGATTCAGAGGCTATCCCAACAAGCTTGCAAGAGCAAGTACCG CCTCGACAAGTCATCCAAGGCACGACTCCGCCGCCATCGCCGCCGCGATACACGCCAGCGTcgacaacaacaacaacaacaacagcagcagcagctatAACAACGTCCCAAATGAGCAACGACAACAGCTTCCATTGCAGTCACTGCTACCGCCTGCCGGAGCACCATGCGTTGTCCGCGAGCAGGACCAATACATGCCGATAGCCAACGTCATACGCATTATGCGTCGCATCCTCCCGCCTCACGCCAAAATCTCCGACGATGCAAAAGAGACCGTCCAAGAGTGTGTCTCCGAGTACATCAGCTTTATCACTGGGGAGGCCAACGAACGCTGCCATCGCGAGCAGCGCAAGACCATCACCGCCGAGGATGTCGTCTGGGCCATGGGCAAATTGGGCTTCGACAACTACGTCGAGCCGCTCTCTCTTTTCCTGAACCGGTTCCGCGACAGTGAGCACGAGCGTACTGCCGCTCAACACAATGAGCCCATACCAATGCCGAGGCGCGGCCCTTCTGTGGATTACGGGTTGTTTGGACTGCCCCCCGGCCCTTTTGGGCCCGTCTTCAACATGGGCCCCCAGCAAGGCGTTTTCGATCCCTCTATCGGCGGGTTCTTGAGGGAAGGGTCCGGCTCTGGCAGTGGATCCTCCTCCCAGGCTACCGGTCATAATCATCTCCCCGGCTTTGATCCGTTTGCTCAGTTCAAATGA
- the LOC102619694 gene encoding nuclear transcription factor Y subunit B-9-like isoform X3 produces MRSFPPRMPRKSSTSHPRHDSAAIAAAIHASVDNNNNNNSSSSYNNVPNEQRQQLPLQSLLPPAGAPCVVREQDQYMPIANVIRIMRRILPPHAKISDDAKETVQECVSEYISFITGEANERCHREQRKTITAEDVVWAMGKLGFDNYVEPLSLFLNRFRDSEHERTAAQHNEPIPMPRRGPSVDYGLFGLPPGPFGPVFNMGPQQGVFDPSIGGFLREGSGSGSGSSSQATGHNHLPGFDPFAQFK; encoded by the exons ATGCGCTCCTTTCCGCCACGTATGCCGCGCAAAT CCTCGACAAGTCATCCAAGGCACGACTCCGCCGCCATCGCCGCCGCGATACACGCCAGCGTcgacaacaacaacaacaacaacagcagcagcagctatAACAACGTCCCAAATGAGCAACGACAACAGCTTCCATTGCAGTCACTGCTACCGCCTGCCGGAGCACCATGCGTTGTCCGCGAGCAGGACCAATACATGCCGATAGCCAACGTCATACGCATTATGCGTCGCATCCTCCCGCCTCACGCCAAAATCTCCGACGATGCAAAAGAGACCGTCCAAGAGTGTGTCTCCGAGTACATCAGCTTTATCACTGGGGAGGCCAACGAACGCTGCCATCGCGAGCAGCGCAAGACCATCACCGCCGAGGATGTCGTCTGGGCCATGGGCAAATTGGGCTTCGACAACTACGTCGAGCCGCTCTCTCTTTTCCTGAACCGGTTCCGCGACAGTGAGCACGAGCGTACTGCCGCTCAACACAATGAGCCCATACCAATGCCGAGGCGCGGCCCTTCTGTGGATTACGGGTTGTTTGGACTGCCCCCCGGCCCTTTTGGGCCCGTCTTCAACATGGGCCCCCAGCAAGGCGTTTTCGATCCCTCTATCGGCGGGTTCTTGAGGGAAGGGTCCGGCTCTGGCAGTGGATCCTCCTCCCAGGCTACCGGTCATAATCATCTCCCCGGCTTTGATCCGTTTGCTCAGTTCAAATGA
- the LOC102619694 gene encoding nuclear transcription factor Y subunit B-9-like isoform X2 yields the protein MYDLASVFPTISASTSHPRHDSAAIAAAIHASVDNNNNNNSSSSYNNVPNEQRQQLPLQSLLPPAGAPCVVREQDQYMPIANVIRIMRRILPPHAKISDDAKETVQECVSEYISFITGEANERCHREQRKTITAEDVVWAMGKLGFDNYVEPLSLFLNRFRDSEHERTAAQHNEPIPMPRRGPSVDYGLFGLPPGPFGPVFNMGPQQGVFDPSIGGFLREGSGSGSGSSSQATGHNHLPGFDPFAQFK from the exons ATGTATGACCTGGCGTCCGTTTTTCCCACTATTTCAG CCTCGACAAGTCATCCAAGGCACGACTCCGCCGCCATCGCCGCCGCGATACACGCCAGCGTcgacaacaacaacaacaacaacagcagcagcagctatAACAACGTCCCAAATGAGCAACGACAACAGCTTCCATTGCAGTCACTGCTACCGCCTGCCGGAGCACCATGCGTTGTCCGCGAGCAGGACCAATACATGCCGATAGCCAACGTCATACGCATTATGCGTCGCATCCTCCCGCCTCACGCCAAAATCTCCGACGATGCAAAAGAGACCGTCCAAGAGTGTGTCTCCGAGTACATCAGCTTTATCACTGGGGAGGCCAACGAACGCTGCCATCGCGAGCAGCGCAAGACCATCACCGCCGAGGATGTCGTCTGGGCCATGGGCAAATTGGGCTTCGACAACTACGTCGAGCCGCTCTCTCTTTTCCTGAACCGGTTCCGCGACAGTGAGCACGAGCGTACTGCCGCTCAACACAATGAGCCCATACCAATGCCGAGGCGCGGCCCTTCTGTGGATTACGGGTTGTTTGGACTGCCCCCCGGCCCTTTTGGGCCCGTCTTCAACATGGGCCCCCAGCAAGGCGTTTTCGATCCCTCTATCGGCGGGTTCTTGAGGGAAGGGTCCGGCTCTGGCAGTGGATCCTCCTCCCAGGCTACCGGTCATAATCATCTCCCCGGCTTTGATCCGTTTGCTCAGTTCAAATGA
- the LOC102607052 gene encoding nicotinamide/nicotinic acid mononucleotide adenylyltransferase isoform X4: MDVPLPLEKLSLESKTHRGKTYVVLVATGSFNPPTFMHLRMFELARDALNSEGYCVIGGYMSPVNDAYKKRGLISAEHRINLCNLACKSSDFIMVDPWEANQSSYQRTLTVLSRVKNFLIEAGLISRESLKVMLVCGSDLLESFAIPGFWIPEQVRAICRNFGVICIRREGQDVKKIISDNEILNENKGNINLVEELVPNQISSTRIRCIT; the protein is encoded by the exons ATGGATGTTCCATTGCCACTGGAAAAATTATCACTAGAATCCAAAACCCA TAGGGGCAAAACTTATGTTGTTTTAGTTGCTACTGGAAGTTTCAATCCGCCTACTTTTATGCACTTACGTATGTTTG AGCTGGCGAGAGACGCACTGAATTCAGAGGGCTATTGTGTCATTGGAGGCTATATGTCGCCTGTTAATGATGCGTACAAGAAAAGG GGCCTTATATCTGCTGAACATCGTATAAATTTGTGTAACCTGGCCTGCAAAAGTTCTGACTTCATCATGGTTGATCCATGGGAG GCAAACCAGAGTAGCTATCAGCGCACTTTGACTGTTTTGTCAAGAGTCAAGAATTTTTTGATTGAGGCTGGGTTGATATCCAGGG AGTCCCTCAAGGTCATGCTTGTATGTGGTTCTGATTTACTCGAGTCTTTTGCCATTCCTGGATTTTGGATTCCTGAGCAG GTAAGGGCCATATGCAGAAATTTTGGTGTGATTTGTATACGCAGAGAAGGACAAGatgttaagaaaatcatttctGACAACGaaatattgaatgaaaataag GGCAATATCAATCTTGTAGAAGAGCTTGTACCGAATCAAATTAGTTCAACAAGGATAAG gtgcattacataa
- the LOC102607052 gene encoding nicotinamide/nicotinic acid mononucleotide adenylyltransferase isoform X3, with the protein MDVPLPLEKLSLESKTHRGKTYVVLVATGSFNPPTFMHLRMFELARDALNSEGYCVIGGYMSPVNDAYKKRGLISAEHRINLCNLACKSSDFIMVDPWEANQSSYQRTLTVLSRVKNFLIEAGLISRESLKVMLVCGSDLLESFAIPGFWIPEQVRAICRNFGVICIRREGQDVKKIISDNEILNENKGNINLVEELVPNQISSTRISRCIT; encoded by the exons ATGGATGTTCCATTGCCACTGGAAAAATTATCACTAGAATCCAAAACCCA TAGGGGCAAAACTTATGTTGTTTTAGTTGCTACTGGAAGTTTCAATCCGCCTACTTTTATGCACTTACGTATGTTTG AGCTGGCGAGAGACGCACTGAATTCAGAGGGCTATTGTGTCATTGGAGGCTATATGTCGCCTGTTAATGATGCGTACAAGAAAAGG GGCCTTATATCTGCTGAACATCGTATAAATTTGTGTAACCTGGCCTGCAAAAGTTCTGACTTCATCATGGTTGATCCATGGGAG GCAAACCAGAGTAGCTATCAGCGCACTTTGACTGTTTTGTCAAGAGTCAAGAATTTTTTGATTGAGGCTGGGTTGATATCCAGGG AGTCCCTCAAGGTCATGCTTGTATGTGGTTCTGATTTACTCGAGTCTTTTGCCATTCCTGGATTTTGGATTCCTGAGCAG GTAAGGGCCATATGCAGAAATTTTGGTGTGATTTGTATACGCAGAGAAGGACAAGatgttaagaaaatcatttctGACAACGaaatattgaatgaaaataag GGCAATATCAATCTTGTAGAAGAGCTTGTACCGAATCAAATTAGTTCAACAAGGATAAG caggtgcattacataa
- the LOC102607052 gene encoding nicotinamide/nicotinic acid mononucleotide adenylyltransferase isoform X1 produces MDVPLPLEKLSLESKTHRGKTYVVLVATGSFNPPTFMHLRMFELARDALNSEGYCVIGGYMSPVNDAYKKRGLISAEHRINLCNLACKSSDFIMVDPWEANQSSYQRTLTVLSRVKNFLIEAGLISRESLKVMLVCGSDLLESFAIPGFWIPEQVRAICRNFGVICIRREGQDVKKIISDNEILNENKGNINLVEELVPNQISSTRIRDCISRGLSIKYLTEDKVIDYIRERHLYLNSNDC; encoded by the exons ATGGATGTTCCATTGCCACTGGAAAAATTATCACTAGAATCCAAAACCCA TAGGGGCAAAACTTATGTTGTTTTAGTTGCTACTGGAAGTTTCAATCCGCCTACTTTTATGCACTTACGTATGTTTG AGCTGGCGAGAGACGCACTGAATTCAGAGGGCTATTGTGTCATTGGAGGCTATATGTCGCCTGTTAATGATGCGTACAAGAAAAGG GGCCTTATATCTGCTGAACATCGTATAAATTTGTGTAACCTGGCCTGCAAAAGTTCTGACTTCATCATGGTTGATCCATGGGAG GCAAACCAGAGTAGCTATCAGCGCACTTTGACTGTTTTGTCAAGAGTCAAGAATTTTTTGATTGAGGCTGGGTTGATATCCAGGG AGTCCCTCAAGGTCATGCTTGTATGTGGTTCTGATTTACTCGAGTCTTTTGCCATTCCTGGATTTTGGATTCCTGAGCAG GTAAGGGCCATATGCAGAAATTTTGGTGTGATTTGTATACGCAGAGAAGGACAAGatgttaagaaaatcatttctGACAACGaaatattgaatgaaaataag GGCAATATCAATCTTGTAGAAGAGCTTGTACCGAATCAAATTAGTTCAACAAGGATAAG GGATTGCATTTCTAGAGGATTGTCGATAAAGTATCTGACTGAAGATAAGGTGATCGATTATATCAGAGAAAGACATCTATATCTGAACTCAAatgattgttaa
- the LOC102607052 gene encoding nicotinamide/nicotinic acid mononucleotide adenylyltransferase isoform X2, protein MDVPLPLEKLSLESKTQGKTYVVLVATGSFNPPTFMHLRMFELARDALNSEGYCVIGGYMSPVNDAYKKRGLISAEHRINLCNLACKSSDFIMVDPWEANQSSYQRTLTVLSRVKNFLIEAGLISRESLKVMLVCGSDLLESFAIPGFWIPEQVRAICRNFGVICIRREGQDVKKIISDNEILNENKGNINLVEELVPNQISSTRIRDCISRGLSIKYLTEDKVIDYIRERHLYLNSNDC, encoded by the exons ATGGATGTTCCATTGCCACTGGAAAAATTATCACTAGAATCCAAAACCCA GGGCAAAACTTATGTTGTTTTAGTTGCTACTGGAAGTTTCAATCCGCCTACTTTTATGCACTTACGTATGTTTG AGCTGGCGAGAGACGCACTGAATTCAGAGGGCTATTGTGTCATTGGAGGCTATATGTCGCCTGTTAATGATGCGTACAAGAAAAGG GGCCTTATATCTGCTGAACATCGTATAAATTTGTGTAACCTGGCCTGCAAAAGTTCTGACTTCATCATGGTTGATCCATGGGAG GCAAACCAGAGTAGCTATCAGCGCACTTTGACTGTTTTGTCAAGAGTCAAGAATTTTTTGATTGAGGCTGGGTTGATATCCAGGG AGTCCCTCAAGGTCATGCTTGTATGTGGTTCTGATTTACTCGAGTCTTTTGCCATTCCTGGATTTTGGATTCCTGAGCAG GTAAGGGCCATATGCAGAAATTTTGGTGTGATTTGTATACGCAGAGAAGGACAAGatgttaagaaaatcatttctGACAACGaaatattgaatgaaaataag GGCAATATCAATCTTGTAGAAGAGCTTGTACCGAATCAAATTAGTTCAACAAGGATAAG GGATTGCATTTCTAGAGGATTGTCGATAAAGTATCTGACTGAAGATAAGGTGATCGATTATATCAGAGAAAGACATCTATATCTGAACTCAAatgattgttaa
- the LOC102606760 gene encoding probable L-type lectin-domain containing receptor kinase S.7, with protein MPPKKLLVFFSIFLLNFSFVLSNNMNFDFTSFNLRNITLLGDSYLRNGVIGLTRELGVPASSSGSLIYNNPVPFFDQETNTTASFTSRFSFSINNVNPSSFGDGLAFFISPDNQILGSAGGCLGLVNSSQLTKNKFVAIEFDTRLDPHFDDPDENHIGLDIDSLESIKTADPILQGIDLKSGNVITAWIDYKNDLRMLKVFMSYSNLKPVTPLLKVNIDLSGYLKGNMYVGFSASTEGSTELHMIQSWSFQTSGFRPVRPKLHPHNVSDSSVVVETDFPTSNSTNKHHNKIGLGLGIAGPAFFCVVLAVFGYISIKKWKNMRTGICLRADLVPGPREFSYRELRSATRGFHSNRVLGRGAFGNVYKAYFASSGSVAAVKRSKHSHEGKTEFLAELSIIACLRHKNLVQLLGWCAEKGELLLVYEYMPNGSLDRMLYQDSENGVLLSWYHRLNIVVGLASALTYLHQECEQQVIHRDIKASNIMLDANFNARLGDFGLARLMDHDKSPVSTLTAGTMGYLAPEYLQYGTATEKTDVFSYGVVVLEVACGRRPIERETEGHKMVNLVDWVWGLYAEGRIIEAADKRLNGAFNEDEMKRLLLVGLSCANPDSSARPSMRRVFQILNNEAEPLVVPKLKPCLTFSSVSLTLEDIVSEDEESD; from the coding sequence ATGCCTCCAAAAAAGCtacttgttttcttctccatctTCTTGCTCaacttctcttttgttttatcaaataaCATGAACTTCGATTTCACTTCTTTCAATCTCCGTAACATCACTCTCCTAGGCGACTCTTATCTCCGCAATGGTGTCATAGGCCTTACAAGAGAGCTTGGTGTCCCTGCTTCAAGCTCAGGCAGTCTTATCTACAACAACCCGGTTCCCTTTTTCGATCAAGAAACCAACACCACAGCTTCTTTTACCTCAAGATTCTCTTTTTCCATCAACAATGTGAATCCAAGCTCTTTCGGCGATGGTTTAGCCTTTTTTATATCCCCTGACAATCAGATTCTTGGGAGTGCTGGTGGGTGTCTTGGTCTTGTTAATTCTTCACAGTTAACCAAGAACAAGTTTGTAGCTATTGAGTTTGATACGAGGCTTGATCCTCATTTTGATGATCCTGATGAGAATCATATTGGTTTGGATATTGACAGTCTTGAGTCAATCAAGACTGCTGATCCAATCTTGCAAGGGATTGATTTGAAGAGTGGGAATGTGATCACAGCTTGGATTGATTACAAGAATGATTTGAGGATGTTGAAAGTTTTTATGAGTTATTCAAATTTGAAGCCTGTGACGCCATTGTTGAAAGTTAATATTGATCTCTCTGGGTATCTAAAAGGCAATATGTATGTGGGGTTTTCAGCTTCAACAGAAGGGAGTACTGAGCTTCATATGATTCAGAGTTGGAGTTTTCAAACTTCTGGGTTCCGGCCTGTGCGGCCGAAATTGCATCCTCACAATGTGTCTGATAGTTCAGTGGTTGTAGAAACTGATTTTCCCACATCAAATTCTACAAATAAACATCACAATAAGATTGGTTTGGGTCTTGGGATTGCTGGCCCGGCCTTCTTTTGTGTGGTTCTTGCAGTTTTTGGTTACATTTCTATCAAGAAATGGAAGAATATGAGAACGGGAATTTGCCTAAGAGCAGACCTGGTGCCAGGACCAAGGGAGTTTAGTTACAGAGAGCTACGTTCAGCCACTAGAGGGTTTCACTCAAATAGAGTCTTAGGCCGTGGAGCATTTGGGAATGTTTACAAGGCCTATTTTGCGTCATCAGGCTCTGTGGCTGCTGTCAAAAGATCAAAACATTCCCATGAAGGTAAAACTGAATTTTTAGCTGAACTGTCGATTATAGCTTGCTTGAGGCACAAGAATTTGGTTCAGCTCCTTGGTTGGTGCGCTGAGAAGGGTGAACTGTTGCTTGTTTATGAGTATATGCCCAATGGGAGCCTTGATAGAATGCTATACCAAGATTCTGAAAATGGTGTATTGTTGAGTTGGTATCATAGGTTAAACATTGTGGTTGGTTTGGCTTCTGCTCTTACGTACTTGCATCAAGAATGTGAACAGCAAGTGATTCACAGAGATATCAAGGCTAGCAACATAATGCTGGACGCGAATTTCAATGCAAGGCTTGGTGATTTTGGATTGGCAAGGCTCATGGATCATGATAAGAGTCCAGTTTCCACGCTTACAGCAGGAACTATGGGGTACCTTGCTCCAGAGTATCTGCAGTATGGGACAGCAACTGAGAAAACTGATGTTTTCAGCTATGGCGTTGTTGTCCTTGAAGTTGCTTGTGGGAGGAGGCCAATTGAGAGAGAAACAGAAGGTCATAAGATGGTGAATTTGGTTGACTGGGTATGGGGATTATATGCTGAGGGAAGGATCATTGAAGCAGCAGACAAAAGGTTGAATGGGGCGTTTAATGAGGATGAAATGAAGAGGCTTTTGCTTGTGGGATTGAGCTGCGCAAACCCCGATAGCTCAGCGAGACCTTCAATGAGAAGAGTCTTCCAGATCCTAAACAATGAAGCAGAGCCATTAGTTGTGCCAAAGTTGAAGCCATGTCTTACATTCTCTAGTGTGTCTTTAACTCTAGAGGACATTGTTTCAGAAGATGAAGAGAGTGATTGA